A section of the Corynebacterium auris genome encodes:
- the gcvT gene encoding glycine cleavage system aminomethyltransferase GcvT: MPETPLHAAHEKLGASFTDFGGWTMPLKYGSELEEHRAVRNDVGIFDLSHMGEIEVTGPDAGAFLDYTLISSISKLKVGKAKYSMIVNEEGGILDDLISYRLEDNRFLVVPNAANTETVWLAFQARAENFDVELRNRSVEIGMVAVQGPRALEVIEPLLDASPADLSYYSAAEMKLNGVDVIVARTGYTGEDGFELYASFADTPTVWDAVVGAGTPCGLASRDSLRLEAAMPLYGQELTTDITPVEAGMGRAFAKKEADFVGKDALTGREASVVIAGLTSSERRAAREGAEVYLGEEKIGVVTSGQPSPTLGYPIALAHLAPDRAEVGTDVEIDIRGRRYPFTISETPFYTRKDA, from the coding sequence ATGCCAGAAACACCCCTGCACGCAGCACACGAGAAGCTCGGCGCCTCCTTCACCGATTTCGGTGGCTGGACCATGCCTCTGAAGTACGGCTCCGAGCTCGAGGAGCACCGCGCGGTGCGCAACGACGTCGGCATCTTCGATCTGTCCCACATGGGCGAGATCGAGGTCACCGGCCCGGACGCCGGCGCGTTCCTCGACTACACGCTGATCTCCTCGATCTCGAAGCTGAAGGTCGGCAAGGCGAAGTACTCCATGATCGTCAACGAGGAAGGCGGCATCCTCGACGACCTGATCTCCTACCGCCTGGAGGACAACCGCTTCCTGGTCGTCCCCAATGCCGCCAACACCGAAACCGTGTGGCTCGCCTTCCAGGCGCGCGCGGAGAACTTCGATGTCGAGCTGCGCAACCGCAGCGTCGAGATCGGCATGGTCGCAGTCCAGGGCCCGCGGGCACTCGAGGTCATCGAGCCGCTTCTCGACGCCTCCCCCGCCGACCTGTCCTACTACTCGGCGGCTGAGATGAAGCTCAACGGCGTCGACGTCATCGTCGCCCGCACCGGCTACACCGGTGAGGACGGCTTCGAGCTCTACGCCAGCTTCGCCGACACCCCGACGGTGTGGGACGCCGTCGTGGGCGCCGGCACGCCCTGTGGTCTCGCCTCCCGCGACTCTCTACGCCTCGAGGCAGCCATGCCGCTCTACGGCCAGGAGCTGACCACCGACATCACGCCGGTGGAGGCTGGGATGGGGCGCGCCTTCGCCAAGAAGGAGGCCGACTTCGTGGGCAAGGACGCCCTCACCGGGCGCGAGGCCTCCGTGGTCATCGCTGGCCTGACCTCCTCCGAGCGCCGCGCTGCGCGCGAGGGCGCCGAGGTCTACCTCGGCGAGGAGAAGATCGGCGTGGTCACCTCCGGCCAGCCTTCGCCCACCCTCGGATACCCCATCGCACTGGCCCACCTGGCGCCGGATCGCGCCGAGGTGGGAACTGACGTCGAAATTGACATCCGCGGACGCCGCTATCCGTTTACTATCAGTGAGACCCCCTTCTACACACGAAAGGATGCCTAA
- the gcvH gene encoding glycine cleavage system protein GcvH — protein sequence MALNEDFSYTEDHEWINSTADAAVGSTVRIGITDVAAERLGEVVFADLPQVGDEITVGETCGEIESTKSVSDLYAPVSGTVTAVNEAIDGNFEVINNDPYGEGWLFEVEVSEVGPLLTAAEYAEQNGL from the coding sequence ATGGCACTGAACGAGGACTTCTCCTACACCGAGGACCACGAGTGGATCAACTCCACCGCCGACGCCGCAGTGGGCTCGACCGTCCGCATCGGCATCACCGACGTCGCCGCCGAGCGCCTCGGTGAGGTCGTCTTCGCCGACCTGCCGCAGGTCGGCGACGAGATCACCGTGGGCGAGACCTGCGGTGAGATCGAGTCCACCAAGTCGGTCTCCGACCTCTACGCGCCGGTATCCGGCACCGTGACCGCCGTCAACGAAGCGATCGACGGCAACTTCGAGGTCATCAACAACGATCCCTACGGCGAAGGCTGGCTCTTCGAGGTCGAGGTCAGCGAGGTTGGCCCGCTGCTGACCGCGGCCGAGTACGCCGAGCAGAACGGCCTCTAA
- the lipB gene encoding lipoyl(octanoyl) transferase LipB → MTAPRDPFFPADLSIRASQAPLDVRDVGLVDYEEAWQVQADLAAKRGRDEIGDTVLVLEHPYTYTAGKRTQPSDMPDDGSPVVQVDRGGRITWHGEGQLVVYPIIRLAEPVDVVDYVRRLEEAIIATVRGAGVTAAGRIDGRSGVWVPSTAPASDPAAPSRDRKIAALGIRITRGVTMHGLALNCNNTLEAYGHIIACGIDDADVTTMSLELGRDVPTSELKKPLIEHLDSALAGELAVADHTFASAPDPSKGLRRSDV, encoded by the coding sequence ATGACTGCCCCACGCGATCCGTTCTTCCCCGCCGACCTTTCCATCCGAGCCTCACAAGCGCCGCTCGACGTGCGCGATGTGGGGCTCGTGGACTATGAAGAGGCGTGGCAGGTGCAGGCCGACCTGGCTGCCAAACGCGGCCGCGACGAGATCGGTGACACCGTCCTTGTCCTCGAGCACCCCTACACCTACACCGCCGGCAAGCGTACCCAGCCCTCGGACATGCCTGACGACGGCTCCCCCGTGGTCCAGGTCGACCGCGGCGGGCGGATCACGTGGCACGGCGAGGGGCAGCTCGTGGTCTACCCCATCATCAGGCTCGCCGAGCCGGTGGACGTGGTCGACTACGTCCGCCGCCTCGAGGAGGCCATCATCGCCACCGTGCGCGGGGCGGGAGTGACCGCCGCGGGGCGTATCGACGGCCGCTCGGGCGTGTGGGTCCCCTCCACTGCCCCGGCTAGCGACCCGGCCGCCCCGTCGCGCGACCGCAAGATTGCTGCACTGGGCATCCGCATCACCCGTGGAGTCACCATGCACGGGCTGGCCCTGAACTGCAACAACACCTTGGAGGCCTACGGCCACATCATCGCCTGCGGGATCGACGACGCGGACGTGACCACGATGAGCCTGGAGCTCGGCCGCGACGTGCCCACCTCCGAGCTCAAGAAGCCGCTTATCGAACACCTCGACAGCGCCCTCGCCGGCGAGCTGGCCGTTGCCGACCACACCTTTGCGTCTGCGCCCGATCCTTCCAAGGGCCTGCGGCGCAGTGATGTCTAG
- the lipA gene encoding lipoyl synthase, protein MTVAPEGRKLLRVEMRNAQTPIEQKPRWIRNAVKTGPEFEDMKKRVKGASLHTVCQEAGCPNIHECWESREATFLIGGANCSRRCDFCQINSAKPEPLDRGEPQRVAESVREMNLNYSTITGVTRDDLEDEGAWLYAEVVRKIHELNPHTGVENLTPDFSGKPDLLQEVFEARPEVFAHNVETVPRIFRRIRPAFRYDRSLDVIRQARDFGLITKSNLILGMGETREEVLEALQDLVDAGTDIITITQYLRPGPQFHPIERWVKPEEFIEYRDAAYEMGFGAVMSGPLVRSSYRAGKLYVEAMRHRGLELPENLLHLAETSQGDTAQEASTLLNKYGPSQDTPVVTR, encoded by the coding sequence GTGACTGTTGCACCAGAAGGCCGCAAGCTCCTCCGAGTGGAGATGCGTAACGCCCAGACCCCCATCGAGCAGAAGCCGCGCTGGATCCGCAACGCGGTAAAAACCGGTCCCGAGTTCGAGGACATGAAGAAGCGTGTGAAGGGAGCCTCCCTTCACACCGTGTGCCAAGAGGCGGGGTGCCCCAATATCCACGAGTGTTGGGAATCCCGCGAGGCAACCTTCCTCATCGGTGGCGCGAACTGCTCTCGGCGCTGCGATTTCTGCCAGATCAACTCCGCCAAGCCGGAGCCGCTCGACCGCGGCGAGCCGCAGCGCGTGGCCGAGTCCGTGCGCGAGATGAACCTCAATTACTCCACCATCACGGGCGTCACCCGCGACGACCTGGAGGACGAGGGCGCCTGGCTCTACGCCGAGGTCGTGCGCAAGATCCACGAGCTGAACCCGCACACGGGGGTAGAGAACCTCACCCCGGACTTCTCGGGTAAGCCGGACCTGCTCCAGGAGGTCTTCGAGGCCCGCCCGGAGGTTTTTGCCCACAACGTCGAGACGGTGCCGCGTATTTTCCGCCGTATCCGGCCCGCGTTCCGCTACGACCGCTCGCTGGACGTCATCCGCCAGGCGCGGGACTTCGGGCTGATCACCAAGTCGAACCTCATCCTCGGTATGGGTGAGACCCGCGAGGAGGTCCTCGAGGCGCTCCAGGACCTCGTCGACGCCGGCACCGACATCATCACCATCACCCAGTACCTGCGCCCCGGCCCGCAGTTCCACCCGATCGAGCGCTGGGTGAAGCCGGAGGAGTTCATCGAGTACCGCGACGCGGCCTACGAGATGGGCTTCGGCGCGGTCATGTCGGGCCCGCTCGTGCGCTCTTCCTACCGCGCGGGCAAGCTCTACGTGGAGGCGATGAGGCACCGCGGCCTCGAGCTGCCGGAGAACCTGCTGCACCTGGCGGAGACCTCTCAGGGCGATACCGCCCAGGAGGCCTCGACCCTGCTGAACAAGTATGGTCCCTCCCAGGACACCCCCGTGGTGACGCGCTAG